From candidate division TA06 bacterium, the proteins below share one genomic window:
- a CDS encoding NTP transferase domain-containing protein: MTRDCICLILAAGQGTRMKSGLAKVLHPLCGKPLVEHVVRSAQKAGVDQTIVVVGHQADKVKKALAGVSVQFVMQQPQKGTGHAVMQVLLIIEKFDGQLLVLYGDVPLIKPETLKALLEKHQTEQNACTMLTTIIDQPGSYGRIIRDQNGSVSRIVEAKDASSRELAVKEINPAIYAFDNRELVKALGQLKPNNKQGEYYLTDVIGIFKSKGMKIATQIVTDSREVLGINTPEELAECEKYLSKMV, encoded by the coding sequence ATGACCAGAGACTGCATCTGCCTGATACTGGCGGCCGGCCAGGGAACCAGGATGAAGTCCGGCCTGGCCAAGGTGCTCCATCCCTTGTGCGGAAAGCCCCTGGTGGAGCATGTGGTCCGCTCGGCCCAGAAGGCCGGGGTCGATCAAACCATCGTGGTGGTAGGGCACCAAGCCGACAAGGTCAAGAAAGCGCTGGCCGGAGTTTCCGTTCAATTCGTTATGCAGCAGCCCCAAAAGGGCACCGGGCACGCGGTGATGCAGGTCCTGCTCATCATAGAGAAATTCGACGGTCAGCTGCTGGTGCTTTACGGCGACGTGCCTCTGATTAAGCCAGAGACCCTAAAAGCACTCTTGGAAAAACATCAGACCGAGCAGAACGCTTGTACCATGCTGACCACGATCATCGACCAGCCCGGTTCCTACGGCCGGATAATCCGCGATCAGAACGGCTCCGTGTCCCGCATCGTGGAAGCCAAGGACGCTTCGTCCAGAGAACTGGCGGTCAAGGAAATAAACCCGGCCATCTATGCTTTTGATAACCGGGAATTGGTGAAGGCCCTGGGACAGCTGAAGCCCAACAACAAGCAGGGCGAATACTATTTGACCGATGTGATCGGGATATTCAAATCAAAAGGAATGAAGATAGCAACCCAGATCGTTACCGACAGCCGGGAAGTGCTGGGGATCAATACGCCCGAAGAACTGGCCGAGTGTGAAAAGTATTTATCTAAAATGGTTTAA
- a CDS encoding aspartate 1-decarboxylase, translating into MIRILCKSKIHRATLSGANLHYAGSIAVDEALMEAADILPNEIVQVVNINNGNRFETYVIKAPQRSGAITLNGAAARLGLAGDKVIIISSCYMDDAEAKKHKPKIVCVDDKNRIAKKTRL; encoded by the coding sequence ATGATTAGAATACTCTGCAAATCCAAGATCCACCGCGCCACCCTAAGCGGAGCCAACCTGCACTATGCCGGCTCCATTGCCGTTGACGAGGCCCTGATGGAAGCGGCCGACATTTTGCCCAACGAGATCGTGCAAGTGGTGAACATCAACAACGGCAACCGTTTTGAGACCTATGTTATCAAGGCGCCCCAAAGGTCCGGCGCCATCACCCTTAACGGGGCGGCGGCGCGCTTGGGCCTGGCCGGAGACAAGGTGATCATCATCTCCTCCTGCTACATGGACGATGCCGAAGCCAAAAAACACAAGCCGAAGATCGTCTGCGTGGACGACAAGAACCGCATCGCCAAAAAGACCAGGCTATGA
- the panB gene encoding 3-methyl-2-oxobutanoate hydroxymethyltransferase: protein MSEKITTRTLLKMKQRGEKIASLTAYDYLTARLLDECGIDLILVGDSAAMVFAGYENTLPITMDNMIYHTAAVKRGVKRAMVVADMPFLSYQTSLADAAYNAGRFLKESGAEAVKLEGGRAAAPIVKNLVERGIPVMGHLGLTPQSIHKFGGYQLQAKDKESAERLMAAAKALENAGCFAIVLEKIPHQVAQRVSQELTIPIIGIGAGPHCDGQILVVDDMDGRFEDFVPKFVRQYANLAKDMRQAFKGYIGDVKSKSFPNMDESFSEE, encoded by the coding sequence ATGAGCGAAAAGATCACCACCCGGACCCTTCTTAAAATGAAGCAAAGGGGTGAAAAGATAGCCAGCTTAACGGCCTACGATTACCTGACCGCCCGGCTGCTGGACGAGTGCGGAATAGACCTGATTCTGGTGGGCGATTCGGCGGCCATGGTCTTTGCCGGCTACGAGAACACACTGCCGATTACCATGGACAACATGATCTACCATACGGCGGCGGTCAAGCGCGGGGTCAAGCGGGCCATGGTGGTGGCCGATATGCCGTTCCTTTCCTACCAGACCTCCCTAGCCGACGCGGCTTACAACGCCGGGCGGTTCCTCAAGGAATCCGGGGCCGAGGCGGTCAAGCTGGAAGGCGGCCGGGCGGCGGCGCCCATCGTCAAGAACCTGGTGGAGCGCGGCATCCCGGTGATGGGGCATCTGGGGCTGACGCCCCAATCCATCCACAAGTTCGGGGGCTACCAGTTGCAGGCCAAGGACAAGGAATCGGCCGAGCGCCTGATGGCGGCGGCCAAGGCCCTGGAGAACGCCGGCTGTTTCGCCATCGTGCTGGAGAAGATCCCGCACCAGGTGGCCCAGCGGGTCAGCCAGGAACTGACCATACCCATCATCGGCATCGGGGCCGGGCCCCACTGCGACGGACAGATCCTGGTGGTGGACGACATGGACGGAAGGTTTGAGGATTTCGTGCCCAAGTTCGTGCGGCAGTACGCCAACCTCGCCAAAGACATGCGCCAGGCCTTCAAGGGGTACATCGGAGACGTCAAGAGCAAGAGCTTCCCTAACATGGACGAGAGCTTTTCAGAGGAATAG
- the asnS gene encoding asparagine--tRNA ligase — translation MKLDWVYISEIGKHLGQKVTVKGWLYNKRSSGKIHFLQIRDGSGVIQGVMVRNEVDEKTFELGDKVTQESSIIVKGMVKEDKRSPSGYELGVTDLKIIQLAQDYPITPKEHGPAFLMEHRHLWMRSSKQHATLRVRDTIEQAIHGYLHKEGFIHTPAPILTPTSCEGTTTLFQTDYFGEPAFLSQSGQMYIEATAAAFGRVYTFTPAFRAEKSKTRRHLTELWMMDAEASYFEHAENMQCQEGMICFIVEKVLNDCQSELKTLERDTAPLEKIKAPFPVISYKEAVKLCNEAGVPIKYGEDFGAPHDTAIAGSFDRPVFVDRFPAGIKSFYMQPDPEDFSVVLGSDLYAPEGYGEIIGGSQRIHDLDLLLKKMEEHKVPYEPYKWYVDLRRYGSVPHSGFGIGIERTVCWICGLQHIREAIPFARMLEKIYP, via the coding sequence ATGAAATTAGACTGGGTTTACATTTCGGAAATCGGAAAACATTTGGGTCAGAAAGTGACCGTCAAGGGCTGGCTATACAACAAGCGCTCTTCGGGCAAGATTCACTTCCTGCAGATCCGGGACGGCTCGGGCGTGATCCAGGGAGTGATGGTCAGGAACGAAGTGGACGAAAAAACCTTTGAGCTGGGCGATAAGGTAACCCAGGAATCGTCCATCATCGTCAAGGGGATGGTCAAGGAGGACAAGCGGTCGCCCTCGGGTTACGAGCTGGGGGTCACCGATCTCAAGATAATCCAGCTGGCCCAGGATTACCCCATCACACCCAAGGAACACGGCCCGGCTTTTCTGATGGAGCACCGCCACCTGTGGATGCGCTCGTCCAAGCAACACGCGACTCTCCGCGTCCGCGACACTATTGAACAGGCCATCCACGGCTATCTCCACAAGGAAGGTTTCATCCACACTCCGGCTCCGATCCTGACCCCCACCTCCTGCGAGGGCACCACTACTTTGTTTCAGACCGATTATTTCGGCGAGCCGGCCTTTCTTTCCCAGTCCGGCCAGATGTATATAGAGGCTACGGCCGCGGCCTTCGGCCGGGTCTACACCTTCACCCCGGCCTTCCGGGCGGAAAAGTCCAAGACCCGGCGGCACCTGACCGAGCTGTGGATGATGGACGCCGAGGCCAGTTACTTCGAACACGCCGAGAACATGCAGTGCCAGGAGGGAATGATCTGTTTCATCGTCGAGAAGGTTTTGAACGATTGTCAAAGCGAACTGAAAACCCTGGAGCGCGATACTGCGCCGCTGGAGAAAATCAAGGCCCCGTTCCCGGTGATCTCATATAAAGAGGCCGTCAAATTATGCAACGAAGCCGGCGTGCCCATAAAATACGGCGAGGATTTCGGGGCCCCGCACGACACCGCCATCGCCGGCAGTTTCGACCGGCCGGTGTTCGTGGACCGCTTTCCGGCCGGCATCAAATCGTTCTACATGCAGCCGGATCCGGAAGATTTCTCGGTAGTGCTGGGCTCCGACCTCTACGCCCCGGAAGGCTACGGCGAGATCATCGGCGGCAGCCAGCGCATCCACGACCTGGACCTTCTCTTAAAAAAGATGGAGGAGCACAAGGTTCCCTACGAACCCTACAAGTGGTACGTGGATTTAAGGCGTTACGGCAGCGTGCCGCACTCCGGTTTTGGGATCGGGATAGAGCGGACGGTGTGCTGGATCTGCGGACTGCAGCACATCCGCGAGGCCATACCCTTTGCCCGGATGCTGGAGAAGATATATCCGTGA
- a CDS encoding pantoate--beta-alanine ligase — protein MKIVKTIKQIRQVIALRKKQGKRIGFVPTMGALHEGHLSLIRLAKKCSDFVVVSIFVNPTQFGLKEDYKKYLRDLKRDAALCQTAGADMIFSPAPEEIYPKGFSTYVNVVGLTEGLCGASRPGHFKGVATVVAKLFNIVQPDVAVFGQKDAQQLAVIRQMTKDLDLPVKIIGAPIVREPDGLAMSSRNVYLTPAERQQATVLHRALKLTQRLVKSGKRESGIVKREMEKTLKRDAPLGEIDYVEIVDSETLKPVKKISRQTLIALAVKFPSARLIDNVVI, from the coding sequence ATGAAGATAGTCAAAACTATAAAACAAATTCGACAGGTTATTGCTCTGCGGAAGAAACAGGGCAAGCGGATAGGCTTTGTCCCTACCATGGGAGCCTTGCACGAAGGGCACCTATCGCTGATACGGCTGGCTAAGAAGTGCTCTGACTTCGTGGTCGTCTCAATATTTGTGAACCCCACCCAGTTCGGGCTCAAGGAGGACTATAAAAAATATCTCCGGGACCTGAAACGCGATGCGGCGCTTTGCCAAACGGCCGGAGCCGATATGATATTCTCGCCCGCGCCCGAAGAGATATACCCAAAGGGCTTCTCCACCTATGTCAACGTTGTGGGCCTGACCGAGGGGCTATGCGGGGCCTCACGCCCCGGGCATTTTAAGGGCGTGGCCACGGTGGTGGCCAAACTGTTCAACATCGTCCAGCCGGACGTGGCGGTCTTCGGGCAGAAGGACGCCCAGCAGCTGGCGGTCATCAGACAAATGACGAAGGACCTGGACCTGCCGGTGAAAATAATCGGCGCACCCATAGTCCGGGAACCGGACGGCCTGGCCATGAGCTCCCGCAATGTTTATCTGACCCCGGCGGAACGGCAACAGGCAACGGTTTTGCACAGGGCGCTAAAGCTGACGCAACGTTTGGTAAAAAGCGGAAAGCGTGAATCGGGAATTGTGAAACGTGAGATGGAAAAAACGTTGAAACGCGATGCACCGCTAGGGGAGATAGATTATGTTGAGATCGTGGATAGCGAGACTTTGAAACCAGTGAAGAAAATATCCAGACAAACTTTGATTGCTTTGGCAGTTAAGTTTCCCAGTGCAAGATTAATTGATAATGTGGTGATATAA
- a CDS encoding class I SAM-dependent methyltransferase, with protein MTLKTNYIGHDAQYKRNKAEGLNGWNDEQDWKAWEEALEKLCKDPAFPKSGKLLELGCGAGEVSLYFAAKGYRVYGIDIAPLAIEWAREKILKTNIEAEFETGDVRDLGIWEDDFFDIVIDGHCLHCIIGDDRAEVLKETYRVLKPGGLFFCSTMCGELKDPESKPFFNPENRCIMSRDGQIATRYIGLPEDILCEIKTAGFKIVKSKVENSKDFISQDLTVYATKQ; from the coding sequence GTGACCTTAAAAACCAATTACATAGGCCACGACGCCCAATACAAACGCAACAAAGCCGAGGGACTTAACGGCTGGAACGACGAACAGGATTGGAAAGCTTGGGAAGAAGCCCTGGAAAAACTATGCAAGGATCCCGCTTTTCCCAAATCCGGCAAACTTTTGGAACTTGGTTGTGGGGCGGGAGAGGTTTCTCTATATTTTGCGGCAAAGGGCTACCGGGTTTACGGCATAGACATTGCGCCATTGGCTATAGAATGGGCCAGGGAGAAGATCCTTAAAACGAATATAGAGGCAGAATTTGAAACCGGTGATGTCCGGGACTTGGGAATATGGGAAGATGATTTTTTTGACATCGTGATAGACGGGCATTGCCTGCATTGCATTATCGGAGATGACCGGGCTGAGGTGCTCAAGGAAACATACCGGGTCTTAAAGCCCGGCGGCTTGTTCTTTTGCAGCACCATGTGCGGCGAGCTCAAAGACCCGGAAAGTAAACCTTTTTTCAATCCTGAAAACCGTTGTATCATGAGCCGCGATGGGCAGATTGCCACCAGATACATCGGGCTGCCGGAGGATATTTTATGTGAGATAAAAACAGCAGGCTTTAAGATCGTAAAATCAAAAGTTGAAAACAGCAAAGATTTTATATCGCAGGATTTAACTGTTTACGCGACAAAACAATAA
- a CDS encoding tetratricopeptide repeat protein, producing the protein MSDFRESVSLYTKIGDRYGQGMSTNNIASLHQILGEYPEALKSYQQSQAHFQEIGDRQSMGMSFSNTGSLLLNLGEYDRAAECFASSLEIRNQVGDVFGQATSHYNIGTLKIIHGLFEDALRSFQQALELCEKIGDRYALSGNLIGIGRVHLARREWDKAQTAMLHAETTAVAINYREALRKAALGLSEAAMGKHDPGTAEVKLQEAKDLALAIGTKTGLAECDMVQGKLLAYRAAGLPAGGTADDQVEAVRSALDSFESAMRRYEEIGQRLSVANACEEIANMMEFVLASTSTGDGVGKDSRWWRDRANAIFCALGLRHRIYENNTQFDE; encoded by the coding sequence ATGTCCGATTTCCGGGAATCGGTGTCCCTCTATACGAAGATCGGCGACCGCTACGGCCAGGGGATGAGCACCAACAACATCGCCAGCCTGCATCAAATACTGGGCGAGTATCCGGAAGCCCTAAAATCCTACCAGCAATCGCAGGCACATTTCCAGGAGATCGGCGACCGCCAGAGCATGGGAATGTCCTTTAGCAACACCGGAAGCCTGCTGCTTAACCTGGGAGAGTATGACCGGGCGGCCGAATGTTTCGCCTCTTCGTTGGAGATCAGGAACCAGGTCGGCGATGTGTTCGGCCAGGCCACCAGCCATTACAACATTGGCACTCTTAAAATAATACACGGCCTCTTTGAAGACGCATTGAGGTCCTTCCAGCAAGCGCTGGAATTGTGCGAGAAAATAGGGGATCGCTACGCGTTGTCCGGCAACCTGATCGGAATCGGGCGGGTGCATCTGGCCCGGCGCGAGTGGGATAAAGCCCAAACAGCCATGCTTCATGCAGAAACGACGGCCGTGGCGATCAATTACCGCGAGGCCCTGCGCAAGGCCGCACTGGGGCTGTCCGAAGCAGCCATGGGGAAGCACGATCCGGGAACAGCCGAAGTAAAACTGCAGGAGGCGAAAGACCTGGCCCTGGCCATTGGTACCAAGACGGGACTGGCGGAGTGCGACATGGTACAGGGCAAATTACTGGCGTATCGGGCCGCGGGACTCCCGGCCGGGGGTACAGCAGACGATCAGGTGGAGGCGGTGCGGAGCGCCCTTGATAGTTTTGAATCCGCAATGCGCAGGTATGAGGAGATCGGGCAAAGGCTGTCGGTGGCCAATGCCTGCGAGGAGATTGCGAACATGATGGAATTCGTTCTAGCCAGCACTTCCACCGGAGATGGAGTTGGTAAAGACTCTCGATGGTGGAGGGATAGGGCCAACGCCATCTTTTGCGCACTAGGGCTACGCCATCGTATATATGAGAACAACACGCAGTTTGATGAATAA
- the rsfS gene encoding ribosome silencing factor — protein MPVQKKTVRPQPKPDQVRELANEISRLALSKKAFDVSVLEIKELSSVADYFVMASGATDIQVRAICHAIEDGLRAKGIKPHHLEGMAGATWVLLDYVDVVVHVMQPRARDYYALEELWADAPKQEMKD, from the coding sequence TTGCCGGTCCAGAAGAAAACAGTCCGGCCGCAGCCCAAACCGGACCAGGTCCGGGAACTGGCAAACGAAATCTCCCGGTTGGCCTTGAGCAAGAAGGCTTTTGACGTCAGCGTGCTGGAGATCAAGGAACTGTCCTCGGTGGCCGATTACTTTGTGATGGCCTCGGGGGCCACCGATATTCAGGTGAGGGCCATCTGCCATGCCATCGAGGACGGCCTGCGGGCCAAGGGCATCAAGCCGCACCACCTGGAAGGCATGGCCGGGGCCACCTGGGTGCTGCTGGATTATGTGGACGTGGTGGTCCATGTGATGCAGCCCCGGGCCCGCGATTATTACGCCCTGGAAGAACTGTGGGCCGACGCCCCCAAGCAGGAAATGAAGGACTGA
- a CDS encoding LytR C-terminal domain-containing protein, giving the protein MSLVDLKKRPAGKGRKRLVFAAVLLLVIVCGAVGFSVCLRWKENSRIEKKRRIAQIRVQVLNGTKESGLAQKMADDLRRYGFDVVDIANAENDSFPETVVVDRADNSTGNAVYVAEALKCINIIPQLESRSYLEVTVIIGKDYNRPQKKGFLGRF; this is encoded by the coding sequence ATGTCACTTGTTGATCTGAAAAAACGTCCGGCCGGGAAGGGTCGGAAAAGGCTGGTGTTCGCCGCGGTCCTGCTGCTGGTGATCGTCTGCGGGGCCGTGGGCTTTTCGGTCTGCCTGCGCTGGAAGGAGAACAGCCGGATTGAGAAGAAGCGGCGCATTGCCCAGATCCGGGTGCAGGTGCTGAACGGCACCAAGGAATCCGGGCTGGCCCAGAAGATGGCCGACGACCTGCGCCGCTATGGCTTTGACGTGGTGGACATCGCCAATGCCGAGAACGACAGCTTTCCCGAGACGGTGGTGGTAGACCGGGCCGACAACAGCACCGGCAACGCCGTTTACGTGGCCGAGGCCTTAAAATGCATAAACATAATCCCGCAATTAGAATCACGATCATATCTGGAGGTAACAGTAATAATTGGCAAAGACTATAACCGCCCCCAAAAGAAAGGTTTCCTCGGCCGCTTCTAA
- a CDS encoding GIY-YIG nuclease family protein, producing the protein MFGKKYFVYILAHKRNGSLYVGVTNDLKPRVAEHRQGILPGLTKKYKIFLLVYYEALDEPRPAIAREKQLKTGSRANKIRLIKGMNPGWDDLFCTERYKRDYQLDCFVCQTGCNSRNDG; encoded by the coding sequence ATGTTCGGCAAAAAATATTTCGTCTATATCCTGGCCCACAAGCGAAACGGCAGCTTGTATGTCGGAGTTACCAATGATCTAAAACCCAGGGTGGCCGAGCATCGGCAGGGAATACTGCCTGGCTTAACCAAGAAATATAAAATATTTCTGCTCGTATATTATGAAGCACTTGATGAACCAAGACCGGCCATTGCCAGAGAAAAACAGTTGAAGACTGGTTCAAGGGCCAATAAAATCAGGCTGATAAAGGGAATGAACCCCGGGTGGGATGATTTGTTTTGTACGGAGAGATATAAACGGGATTATCAGTTAGATTGCTTCGTCTGTCAGACAGGGTGCAATTCTCGCAATGACGGGTAA
- a CDS encoding arginine--tRNA ligase — protein MIKQYLQDQIIQAAQKALSIRLEPKSIVLERPKQTAHGDWATSIALSLAKEMKAKPRDIAQKICDSLALDPGLVSKTAIAGPGFINFTLASDWFYQELTELLSRGIKYGQSQAGNGQKAQVEFVSSNPTGPLTVGHGRGAAIGDSLSRLLEAQGYQVTREYYFNDAGLQMKKLAQSVFLRYQQALGKEIVFPDDVYHGDYIKEIAEACRREKGDNLTEVDLDYFKQSAVAVIFGEIKKTLARMGIVFDVYYNESTLYQSGEIESTLQALKDKGLTYESEGAVWFKATQFGAEKDRVLLRSTGEPTYRLPDIAYHLTKFKRGFDLVIDVFGSDHQATYPDVLAALGVLGCDPSRIDVRIHQFVTLMRGGEQVKMSTRKATYITLDELMDEVGSDAARYFFLMRRMESHLDFDLDLAKKKSDENPVFYVQYAHARICSIMQHAGEKMGVKEVKDGKVVKEKSDLGLLKQPEEIKLIKSLLEFPELVQGAAQSREPHRIPTYLQELAGIFHNFYHQHRVVTDDQNISNARLDLCQATRTVIANGLGLLGVSAPEKM, from the coding sequence ATGATCAAACAATACCTGCAAGACCAAATAATCCAGGCGGCTCAAAAAGCCCTCAGCATAAGGCTGGAACCGAAAAGCATTGTGTTGGAGCGTCCCAAGCAGACCGCTCATGGCGATTGGGCCACCAGCATTGCCTTGTCGCTGGCCAAAGAAATGAAGGCCAAGCCCCGGGATATTGCCCAGAAAATTTGCGATTCCCTGGCGTTGGATCCAGGTTTGGTGAGCAAAACCGCGATCGCCGGGCCGGGGTTCATCAATTTTACTCTGGCCTCGGACTGGTTCTACCAAGAATTGACTGAGCTGCTGTCACGAGGAATCAAATACGGGCAATCCCAGGCCGGAAACGGCCAGAAGGCCCAGGTGGAATTCGTCTCCAGCAACCCCACCGGCCCTTTAACCGTGGGCCACGGCCGCGGGGCCGCCATCGGCGACTCGCTGTCCCGGCTGCTGGAAGCCCAAGGCTATCAGGTGACCCGCGAATATTATTTCAACGATGCCGGTCTCCAGATGAAGAAGCTGGCCCAGTCCGTTTTTCTGCGCTACCAGCAGGCGCTGGGCAAAGAGATCGTCTTTCCCGATGACGTCTACCATGGCGATTACATCAAGGAGATCGCCGAAGCCTGCCGCCGGGAAAAGGGCGATAATCTGACCGAGGTCGACCTGGATTACTTCAAGCAAAGCGCGGTGGCGGTGATCTTCGGGGAGATCAAGAAAACGCTGGCCCGGATGGGGATTGTCTTCGACGTCTACTACAACGAAAGCACTCTTTACCAGAGCGGCGAGATCGAAAGCACGCTGCAGGCCCTCAAGGACAAGGGACTGACCTACGAGAGCGAGGGCGCGGTCTGGTTCAAGGCCACCCAGTTCGGGGCCGAGAAGGACCGGGTGCTGCTGCGCTCCACCGGCGAACCCACCTACCGCCTGCCGGATATAGCCTATCACCTGACCAAGTTTAAACGGGGCTTCGACCTGGTGATCGACGTGTTCGGCAGCGACCATCAGGCCACTTATCCCGACGTGTTGGCGGCCCTGGGCGTCCTGGGCTGCGATCCCTCGCGGATTGACGTCCGGATCCACCAGTTCGTCACTTTGATGCGGGGCGGCGAGCAGGTGAAGATGTCTACCCGCAAGGCTACTTATATCACCCTGGACGAGCTGATGGACGAGGTGGGTTCAGACGCGGCCCGTTACTTCTTTTTGATGCGGAGGATGGAGTCGCACCTGGACTTTGACCTGGACCTGGCCAAGAAGAAATCCGACGAGAACCCGGTCTTCTATGTCCAATACGCCCACGCCCGGATCTGCTCGATCATGCAGCATGCGGGGGAAAAAATGGGTGTAAAAGAGGTAAAGGATGGAAAGGTTGTAAAAGAGAAAAGTGATCTGGGCCTGCTGAAACAGCCGGAAGAGATAAAACTGATAAAGTCATTATTGGAATTCCCGGAACTGGTGCAGGGCGCGGCCCAGTCGCGCGAGCCGCACCGCATACCCACTTATCTGCAGGAGTTGGCCGGGATCTTCCACAATTTTTATCACCAGCACCGGGTGGTGACGGATGACCAAAACATTTCCAACGCCCGGCTGGACCTGTGCCAGGCCACGCGCACCGTGATCGCAAACGGGCTGGGGCTTTTGGGGGTTAGCGCCCCGGAGAAGATGTGA